From a single Bacillus gobiensis genomic region:
- a CDS encoding bifunctional folylpolyglutamate synthase/dihydrofolate synthase, whose translation MFTGFEEALGWIHGRLKFGVKPGIERMKWFMEKLDHPEKKIKAIHIAGTNGKGSTVAFIRSILNESGYRVGTFTSPYIVTFNERISINGQPISDDEWLFLVNQIKPLTEELEKTELGAPTEFEIITACAFLYFSTCKNLDFVIFETGLGGRLDSTNVVEPVLTLITTIGHDHMAVLGSTLEEIAAEKAGIIKKNVPVITAVHQKNANEVIRIKAGEMNAENISLHDACAIFNEKALSAGEEFSLETQAKLYENLQTSLIGSHQRQNASLAVLAAEKLNQSGLAVINECQIRDGLRKAVWPGRFEKISDDPPVYIDGAHNMEGVERLVDTVMDHFSGKHLYICFSALKDKPYEKMIDKLDKMAYGIHFTSFEFPRAEHAKELYQTSSSTNKSWGSQLSSINEFIETCKKDKDSVVILTGSLYFISQARTMLNK comes from the coding sequence TTGTTTACTGGATTTGAAGAAGCACTCGGCTGGATACATGGCCGCTTGAAGTTTGGCGTCAAGCCGGGAATAGAACGTATGAAATGGTTTATGGAAAAATTGGACCATCCGGAAAAGAAAATAAAAGCGATTCATATCGCCGGAACTAATGGTAAAGGATCAACCGTCGCTTTTATCCGGTCGATCTTAAATGAATCGGGATATCGCGTTGGGACGTTCACCTCTCCTTATATCGTTACTTTTAATGAACGGATCAGCATTAACGGGCAGCCGATATCAGACGACGAGTGGCTTTTCCTTGTGAATCAAATTAAGCCGCTGACGGAAGAGCTGGAAAAAACGGAACTTGGCGCGCCAACAGAGTTTGAAATCATTACTGCTTGCGCTTTCCTCTATTTCAGCACTTGTAAAAACCTTGATTTTGTCATTTTTGAAACAGGTCTTGGCGGCAGGCTTGACAGCACAAATGTTGTCGAGCCTGTACTAACTCTGATAACGACGATCGGACATGATCACATGGCGGTTTTAGGCAGCACGCTGGAAGAAATTGCAGCTGAAAAGGCAGGAATTATTAAGAAAAATGTTCCCGTCATTACAGCAGTCCACCAAAAAAACGCCAATGAAGTCATTCGAATAAAGGCAGGGGAAATGAACGCTGAAAACATCTCCTTGCATGATGCGTGTGCGATTTTTAATGAAAAGGCACTGTCGGCGGGAGAAGAGTTTTCACTGGAAACGCAAGCTAAGCTTTATGAAAATCTTCAAACCTCGCTGATCGGCTCTCACCAACGACAAAATGCCTCACTTGCAGTGCTTGCAGCGGAAAAATTAAATCAGAGTGGACTAGCCGTTATTAATGAGTGCCAAATACGAGACGGCTTGAGAAAGGCAGTTTGGCCGGGAAGGTTTGAGAAAATATCTGATGATCCACCTGTCTATATTGATGGAGCACATAATATGGAAGGTGTCGAACGTCTTGTTGACACGGTAATGGATCATTTCTCAGGCAAACACTTGTACATTTGTTTTAGTGCGTTAAAAGATAAACCTTATGAAAAAATGATTGATAAATTGGACAAAATGGCATATGGCATCCATTTTACGAGCTTTGAATTTCCTCGTGCTGAACACGCAAAAGAACTTTACCAAACCAGCTCGAGTACAAATAAGTCTTGGGGGTCACAATTAAGCTCCATTAATGAGTTTATTGAAACGTGCAAAAAGGATAAAGACAGCGTGGTGATTTTAACAGGATCTCTTTATTTTATTTCACAAGCACGTACCATGCTGAATAAATAA
- a CDS encoding SPOR domain-containing protein has protein sequence MRKRNKKKGLKVTINGQEETVYGEESKEKAEAEANDQVTFSNWEEKRKAEMETSAAKDEKKEDEFEWVLPEEEEANDDPKVVSPYQKKKASGKSPHNKKNKLFNSSIKRVTTTVIFAVLIGSGLGIFALSLSTDGGSPSTSASTEPSNNDSKGDETTETDKAGSAAESSGDGNLSTFAVQAGLYSSEEGANSVVDKLISEGYAAATLAKDEGYFVIAGIAEDKELTAALSQTLVDNGTEAWGGKELSFSIDAAISDSFKKACELSATAITGAQVPENEISALEEAVTSISGEESAGLKEGILKSLEYLKQPSAESGWKSQQALLDQLKNLSS, from the coding sequence ATGAGGAAAAGAAATAAGAAAAAAGGGCTGAAGGTGACAATTAACGGGCAAGAGGAAACGGTTTATGGCGAAGAAAGCAAAGAAAAAGCAGAAGCAGAAGCAAACGATCAAGTAACGTTTTCGAATTGGGAAGAGAAAAGGAAAGCAGAGATGGAAACTTCCGCTGCGAAGGATGAAAAAAAAGAAGACGAATTTGAATGGGTTTTGCCTGAAGAAGAAGAGGCAAATGATGATCCGAAGGTCGTATCTCCTTATCAAAAGAAGAAAGCATCCGGGAAAAGTCCTCATAATAAGAAGAACAAGCTATTTAACTCTTCAATCAAAAGAGTGACAACAACGGTTATTTTTGCTGTTTTAATCGGAAGCGGACTGGGGATATTTGCTTTAAGCCTCTCTACAGACGGTGGATCTCCATCAACATCTGCATCTACAGAACCTTCTAACAATGATTCGAAAGGCGATGAAACGACAGAAACGGATAAAGCCGGAAGCGCTGCTGAAAGTTCAGGAGACGGAAATCTGTCCACATTTGCCGTCCAAGCAGGTCTCTATTCTTCGGAAGAAGGCGCGAATTCGGTTGTTGACAAGTTAATTTCGGAAGGCTATGCAGCAGCTACTCTTGCCAAGGATGAAGGGTATTTTGTGATTGCCGGAATCGCTGAGGACAAAGAATTAACAGCTGCTCTCAGCCAAACGTTAGTTGACAACGGAACGGAAGCTTGGGGAGGAAAAGAGCTGTCGTTTTCGATAGATGCTGCGATTAGTGATTCCTTTAAGAAAGCTTGCGAGCTATCAGCGACAGCAATTACGGGAGCGCAGGTACCTGAAAATGAAATAAGTGCTCTGGAGGAAGCAGTTACTAGCATCAGCGGGGAAGAATCGGCTGGCCTTAAAGAGGGAATTCTCAAATCGCTGGAATATTTAAAACAACCCTCAGCGGAGTCTGGATGGAAAAGCCAGCAGGCATTGCTTGACCAATTGAAGAATCTATCCTCTTAA
- the radC gene encoding RadC family protein: MKLRDFPQDEKPRERLLALGAESLSNHELLAILLRTGTKKESVLQLSNRLLQSFDGLRLLKEASVEELSSISGIGRAKAVHIMAALELGRRVHKLVYEDRYVIRTPEDGAKYLMEDLRFLNQEHFVVMFLNTKNQIIHKQTIFIGSLNASIVHPREVFKEAVKRSAASLICAHNHPSGDPSPSREDIEVTKRLCDCGKMIGIEVLDHLIIGDQKYVSLKEKGYL; encoded by the coding sequence ATGAAGCTAAGAGACTTTCCGCAAGATGAAAAGCCAAGGGAACGTCTGCTTGCTCTTGGTGCTGAGAGCTTATCCAATCACGAGCTGCTTGCCATCCTACTGCGTACAGGAACGAAAAAAGAATCCGTGTTGCAGCTTTCAAATCGTCTTCTGCAATCCTTTGACGGGCTCAGGCTGTTAAAGGAGGCATCCGTTGAGGAGCTTTCAAGCATTTCCGGGATCGGGCGTGCGAAGGCTGTACACATCATGGCAGCTCTTGAGCTTGGACGGCGTGTTCACAAGCTCGTATACGAAGATCGGTATGTTATTCGTACTCCTGAAGATGGCGCCAAATATTTAATGGAAGATTTGCGATTTTTAAATCAAGAGCACTTCGTGGTTATGTTTCTCAATACGAAAAATCAAATCATCCATAAGCAAACCATTTTTATAGGCAGCTTAAATGCGTCGATCGTGCATCCGCGGGAGGTTTTTAAAGAAGCGGTAAAGCGTTCTGCCGCATCGCTGATTTGCGCCCATAACCACCCTTCAGGCGACCCCAGTCCTAGCAGGGAAGATATAGAAGTCACCAAAAGGCTGTGCGACTGCGGCAAAATGATCGGCATCGAAGTGCTCGATCATTTGATCATTGGTGATCAAAAATATGTGAGTCTTAAAGAAAAAGGATATTTGTGA
- a CDS encoding prepilin peptidase, which translates to MLAMLLFFYGLLFGSFFNVAGYRIPKQISIIKPRSSCSNCKQTLSASELIPIFSYLIQGRKCKRCGSAIPAFYTWIELLTACLFALAGLLMGWSFELLVALLLISLLMIIIVSDGLHMIIPNRVLLFFLPLLIVVRILSPLEPWYGSITGGFIGFFLLLFISVISRGGMGGGDVKLFGLLGVVLGLKLVLLAFFLSCLFGVIAGYVGMAKGKIKKNQPIPFGPSIVAGSLTSYFLGESIIEWYFQSIGMG; encoded by the coding sequence ATGCTAGCAATGCTTCTCTTTTTTTACGGCCTTTTGTTTGGTTCTTTTTTTAATGTGGCAGGTTACCGCATCCCGAAGCAAATCTCCATCATAAAGCCTAGATCCTCTTGTTCAAACTGCAAACAGACGTTATCCGCAAGCGAATTAATCCCTATATTCTCTTACTTGATTCAAGGCCGAAAATGTAAAAGGTGCGGAAGTGCCATTCCAGCTTTTTATACATGGATCGAGCTTTTAACTGCTTGTCTATTTGCATTAGCTGGTTTATTGATGGGATGGTCCTTTGAGCTTTTAGTAGCACTTCTGCTTATATCACTATTGATGATCATTATTGTGTCTGATGGTTTGCATATGATAATCCCGAATCGGGTTCTGCTTTTTTTCCTTCCTCTTCTAATTGTTGTAAGAATCCTATCTCCGCTTGAGCCGTGGTATGGGAGTATAACAGGAGGATTTATTGGCTTTTTTCTTCTTCTTTTTATTTCTGTGATAAGCCGTGGCGGAATGGGGGGAGGGGATGTGAAGCTTTTTGGACTGCTAGGTGTAGTCTTAGGTTTGAAGTTAGTTTTACTTGCGTTTTTTCTTTCCTGCCTATTTGGGGTGATCGCCGGATATGTTGGTATGGCCAAAGGAAAAATAAAAAAGAATCAACCCATTCCGTTTGGACCGTCGATTGTTGCAGGCTCGCTAACAAGTTATTTTTTGGGGGAATCAATCATTGAATGGTATTTTCAATCAATTGGGATGGGGTAA
- a CDS encoding Maf family protein: MKPLILASQSPRRKEILDLLQLPYSIVINEAEEKINRNLSHAENVQLLAEQKAGGIAEKYPQAVVIGADTMVCLKDKSFGKPKTAEEAALMLRELSGATHSVLTGVAIKSEDASVSFVEETKVTFWTLEEEEIWSYIHDSQPFDKAGAYGIQDRGALFVKTIIGDYYSVVGLPISKTMRALKEFGIHAF, translated from the coding sequence ATGAAACCGCTAATACTAGCATCTCAATCGCCTCGAAGAAAGGAAATTTTAGATCTTCTTCAGCTTCCTTATTCCATCGTGATAAATGAAGCGGAAGAAAAAATAAACCGAAACCTTTCGCATGCTGAAAACGTCCAATTGTTAGCCGAGCAAAAGGCCGGAGGTATAGCTGAGAAATATCCGCAGGCTGTCGTAATCGGTGCAGACACGATGGTTTGTTTAAAGGATAAGAGCTTCGGCAAGCCAAAAACGGCTGAAGAGGCGGCTCTCATGCTGAGAGAACTGTCAGGAGCGACTCATTCTGTTCTGACCGGGGTAGCCATTAAGTCAGAAGACGCTTCTGTTTCGTTTGTCGAAGAAACAAAGGTGACATTCTGGACACTCGAGGAAGAAGAGATTTGGTCATATATCCACGACAGTCAGCCTTTTGATAAAGCCGGCGCGTATGGCATTCAGGATAGAGGAGCCCTCTTTGTCAAAACGATTATCGGAGATTATTACTCAGTAGTCGGATTACCTATTTCCAAAACGATGAGAGCATTAAAAGAATTTGGTATTCATGCCTTTTGA